From Candidatus Nomurabacteria bacterium, one genomic window encodes:
- the trkA gene encoding Trk system potassium transporter TrkA → MRIVVAGAGDLGTFLIAQLSAERHELSVIDKSAEKLERLAQKHDVATFRGNALSYDNLMEVGAAKADLFVSVTESEELNLMTAILAKRVGAKRVIARVRHSKLILHDDVFDFAGLGIDEIVSPDSLAADEVAMLLDTQAFSQLVKFEHGKYFLAGLIVPAYSTLIGHTLQQIARKYRAAGVEPIALVRDGMTYHASERLPLKETDHLYFIASSGGLHKMAKVQSGQTRRRKRAMVFGGSRAGIETTRRLQAKGYQVTMVEGKKSVAEELADFLPEALVIHGDMQESGFLEEHDVDEMDAIVAATGNPELNIISCLIAKQHGVRHTIAFVKDVHYLQGAYELGVDTLINKKYIAADFIFRHVKKRNVLSVASIPGLDMEIFEFLVKDRSPITGMPQKSIELIAKSEVVIGGVLRKNKPVELDPSYIFQPNDRVIVACHNAVRDAFQNML, encoded by the coding sequence ATGCGCATCGTAGTAGCGGGTGCCGGCGACCTAGGCACATTTCTCATTGCACAGCTTTCTGCTGAGCGACACGAGCTGAGCGTGATCGACAAGAGTGCAGAAAAACTTGAGCGTCTGGCACAAAAGCATGACGTTGCGACATTTCGGGGTAACGCACTTTCATATGACAATCTGATGGAAGTAGGCGCGGCTAAAGCTGATCTGTTTGTGTCCGTGACCGAGAGTGAAGAGCTTAATCTCATGACCGCGATCTTAGCCAAGCGGGTTGGTGCGAAGCGAGTGATCGCTCGTGTGCGTCATTCGAAATTGATCTTGCACGATGATGTGTTTGATTTCGCTGGACTCGGTATCGATGAGATCGTGTCACCGGATTCGCTTGCTGCCGATGAGGTCGCGATGTTGCTCGATACACAGGCGTTTTCACAGTTGGTAAAATTTGAGCATGGGAAATACTTTTTGGCTGGTTTGATCGTCCCGGCGTACAGTACATTGATCGGTCATACATTGCAGCAAATTGCCCGCAAGTATCGGGCGGCCGGGGTAGAGCCGATCGCACTCGTGCGTGATGGTATGACCTATCATGCTAGCGAACGCCTCCCGCTTAAAGAGACTGATCATCTGTACTTCATAGCTTCTTCCGGCGGTCTCCATAAGATGGCGAAAGTACAGTCTGGACAAACACGTCGACGCAAGCGAGCGATGGTGTTTGGTGGTAGTCGCGCGGGGATTGAGACGACCAGACGGCTGCAGGCAAAGGGCTACCAGGTGACAATGGTAGAGGGGAAGAAATCAGTTGCTGAGGAGTTAGCAGATTTTTTGCCGGAGGCGTTGGTCATTCATGGCGACATGCAAGAATCGGGGTTCTTAGAAGAGCATGACGTCGATGAGATGGACGCGATCGTGGCTGCGACCGGCAATCCAGAGCTCAACATCATTTCATGTCTGATCGCCAAACAGCACGGTGTCAGACATACGATCGCGTTTGTGAAAGACGTACACTATTTGCAAGGCGCGTACGAGCTCGGTGTCGATACGCTTATCAATAAAAAGTACATTGCGGCAGACTTTATCTTTCGTCATGTAAAGAAGCGTAACGTACTTTCAGTGGCGAGTATCCCGGGTCTCGATATGGAGATCTTCGAATTCTTAGTGAAGGACAGATCGCCGATCACCGGTATGCCCCAAAAGAGCATTGAACTCATTGCAAAGAGCGAAGTGGTGATCGGTGGGGTGCTGCGCAAAAACAAACCGGTTGAGCTTGATCCCTCATATATTTTCCAGCCAAACGATCGGGTCATTGTTGCGTGCCACAATGCTGTGCGTGATGCGTTTCAAAATATGCTCTAA
- a CDS encoding response regulator has product MKQTPKKILIIEDESMLLEALSENFTELGYVVTGCPDAQTAFDHMQEDKPDIILTDLVLPNIDGFEILRTLQQSVHLSDIPVLVLSNLAEPTDIKKAKDLGAHDFLVKAQMALSEIVERVEKELETGDKKEK; this is encoded by the coding sequence ATGAAACAAACTCCCAAAAAGATCCTGATCATCGAAGATGAGAGTATGCTGCTTGAAGCGTTGTCTGAAAACTTCACTGAACTTGGATATGTGGTTACTGGCTGTCCAGATGCACAGACCGCCTTTGATCACATGCAGGAGGATAAGCCAGACATCATTTTGACCGACTTGGTGTTACCAAATATTGACGGTTTTGAGATCTTGCGGACACTGCAGCAAAGTGTGCACTTGAGTGATATTCCGGTGTTGGTGCTATCGAACTTGGCTGAGCCTACTGATATTAAAAAAGCCAAAGACCTCGGCGCGCATGATTTCTTGGTCAAGGCACAGATGGCACTCAGTGAGATCGTGGAGCGAGTCGAAAAAGAGCTAGAGACAGGAGACAAGAAAGAGAAATAA
- the raiA gene encoding ribosome-associated translation inhibitor RaiA: MTFPSINYKFNDLAEAQALTELIEKKCEAFSKYLHDNDAVTCEIEFQKVAPQQNGQVHQVEANLQINGTLYRAVATEETFEKAIDEVRDELDKELRTAKEKQVTRDKQAGREAKEMMMEAQV, translated from the coding sequence ATGACATTTCCATCAATCAACTATAAATTCAATGATTTGGCAGAAGCGCAAGCATTGACTGAACTTATCGAAAAGAAATGTGAAGCATTTTCCAAGTATCTCCATGACAATGACGCGGTAACGTGTGAGATCGAATTTCAGAAGGTGGCACCACAGCAGAATGGTCAGGTACATCAGGTTGAGGCAAATTTGCAGATCAATGGCACGCTATATCGAGCAGTAGCTACGGAAGAAACATTTGAGAAAGCGATCGACGAAGTCCGAGACGAACTCGATAAAGAGCTCCGCACCGCTAAAGAAAAGCAGGTAACGAGAGATAAGCAAGCGGGACGAGAAGCAAAGGAAATGATGATGGAGGCTCAGGTATAG
- a CDS encoding ArsR family transcriptional regulator: MEKLTTILGLLGLATPEQTIYLSLLREGQSTARMLAARTSITRPSVYDQLKLLRGKGLVVELDIDGKTYFSPTNPEQLIVLMDEQLDELEYGRATLKQNLPALLSSLDLVQPKVRFFEGRDGVQQLMKDMLWHNDIELQICWPHDAMLTVLGSDFLQWFNERRQKRHITLKTIWPQSNKKQATQTFTTDASDVERRYLSSIPTDGMGYIIYANKVMFISSSKEAFGFVVDSAEFASLQRLQFTALWEKAKS, translated from the coding sequence ATGGAAAAACTAACTACCATCCTTGGACTACTTGGACTCGCTACGCCTGAGCAGACCATCTACCTTTCCCTACTCCGCGAAGGTCAGTCCACTGCGCGCATGCTCGCTGCGCGCACAAGCATCACTCGCCCATCGGTATACGACCAACTCAAATTGCTTCGCGGTAAAGGGCTAGTGGTCGAACTCGACATCGACGGCAAGACCTACTTCTCCCCCACCAACCCAGAGCAGCTCATCGTGCTTATGGACGAGCAGCTCGACGAACTCGAGTACGGCCGCGCAACTCTCAAGCAGAATCTTCCTGCTCTCCTCTCGTCACTCGACCTCGTACAGCCAAAAGTGCGCTTCTTTGAGGGTCGAGATGGTGTCCAACAACTCATGAAAGACATGCTCTGGCACAACGACATAGAACTACAGATCTGCTGGCCGCACGACGCGATGCTCACCGTGCTCGGATCAGATTTCTTGCAGTGGTTCAATGAACGCCGCCAGAAACGACACATCACACTCAAGACCATTTGGCCACAGAGTAACAAGAAGCAAGCGACGCAGACCTTTACTACCGACGCATCAGATGTAGAGCGACGGTATCTTTCGAGCATTCCCACTGACGGCATGGGATACATCATCTATGCAAACAAAGTAATGTTCATCAGTTCGAGCAAAGAAGCATTTGGCTTTGTGGTTGATAGTGCTGAATTTGCATCATTGCAACGACTCCAATTCACCGCACTGTGGGAAAAGGCAAAATCGTAA
- a CDS encoding methionyl-tRNA formyltransferase, giving the protein MNKEIKFAYFGGEPLGVPALEELAAAGLMPSLVVCNPDRPAGRGHKLTPPPVKIWAEAHNIPVFQPDSYKAEVTRQRLESESWDAFVVVAYNFILPEWLLEMPKHGVLNAHPSLLPKLRGASPIRTAILKDLRDEVGVTVMLLDKEMDHGPILDQMAMDISDENWPVSGPDLDLALARMGGSLLADVLPAWITGELAPQEQDHGAATYCGRFKKGENELTIDPLDLPTGQAALAAWHTINAWAGIGDTYFMHNDKRVKVKMAELTNNGTLQLLRVTPEGKREIDFDDYLKSVS; this is encoded by the coding sequence ATGAATAAGGAAATAAAATTCGCATACTTTGGAGGCGAACCGCTTGGAGTGCCTGCGCTCGAAGAGTTGGCCGCGGCCGGCCTCATGCCGAGCTTGGTAGTTTGCAACCCCGATCGACCGGCCGGCCGCGGCCACAAACTCACGCCGCCGCCCGTCAAAATCTGGGCAGAAGCACACAATATTCCTGTCTTCCAACCAGATAGCTACAAGGCAGAAGTAACACGCCAACGACTTGAGAGCGAGTCTTGGGATGCATTTGTCGTAGTGGCCTACAATTTTATTCTACCCGAATGGTTACTTGAGATGCCGAAGCATGGCGTTTTGAATGCCCACCCTTCCCTACTACCAAAACTCCGTGGAGCAAGCCCGATTCGCACTGCAATCCTGAAAGACTTGCGCGATGAAGTAGGAGTGACCGTGATGTTACTTGATAAGGAGATGGACCACGGGCCAATTCTCGACCAGATGGCAATGGATATTTCTGACGAGAATTGGCCCGTATCAGGCCCGGATCTCGACCTCGCGCTCGCCCGTATGGGCGGTTCACTACTGGCCGACGTGCTACCAGCCTGGATCACCGGCGAACTCGCTCCACAAGAACAAGATCACGGCGCCGCTACCTACTGCGGTCGCTTCAAAAAGGGCGAAAATGAGCTCACGATCGATCCACTCGATCTTCCTACTGGCCAAGCAGCCTTGGCTGCTTGGCACACGATCAATGCCTGGGCTGGTATTGGCGATACATACTTCATGCACAACGACAAGCGAGTGAAGGTAAAGATGGCCGAACTGACTAATAACGGCACGCTGCAGTTACTTCGTGTAACACCCGAGGGTAAACGTGAGATTGATTTTGATGACTACCTGAAGAGTGTTTCATAA
- a CDS encoding TrkH family potassium uptake protein, with the protein MSFNVRAIVQILGILLLLQASFMLLPLFYSLYRGDGQFAAFLVSAVLVFVCGLALWLPNRGKRQLHKRDIYLIVTGGWVLLSLMGALPYLFGGAIPQLANAFFESVSGFTTTGASVLTAIEVQPESILLWRSLTQWIGGMGIVVLMIAVMPLLGIGGMQLFNAESPGVTVDKLTPRIKETAGIMWVVYVVLTFALGFFLWLGGMSVFDAINHAFTTLSTGGFSTKQASMAAFAPHLQYIVIFFMFLAGTSFALLYTALFTKITALFRNDEFRYYVYVVVGATLVLWLFGVTLGTGIEHAFRDALFQVVSIVTTTGFATADYYVWAAPMVYILFILMFVGGMTGSTAGGVKVMRHLVLFKDAFLEFRKQLHPDAILPVRFNGKLVPQSVLYRVIAFVMLYIFIAVVSVVVLLLFGIDTPTSFGAVAATLGNIGPGLGEVGPVGDYSQLPDLVKWYLSGLMIVGRLELFTVLMLFTPYFWRRY; encoded by the coding sequence ATGTCATTCAATGTCCGAGCCATTGTGCAAATACTAGGGATCCTCTTGTTATTGCAGGCTTCGTTCATGCTGCTGCCTCTGTTCTATTCTTTGTACCGGGGCGATGGACAATTCGCAGCGTTCTTGGTGTCGGCCGTGTTGGTGTTTGTGTGCGGGCTTGCACTGTGGTTGCCAAACCGTGGTAAGCGCCAACTCCACAAACGAGACATCTATCTGATCGTCACCGGTGGTTGGGTTCTCCTTTCCCTTATGGGTGCTTTACCGTATCTTTTTGGAGGGGCTATCCCACAGCTCGCTAATGCATTCTTTGAATCGGTCTCTGGCTTTACCACGACTGGTGCGTCAGTGCTGACCGCGATCGAGGTGCAGCCAGAAAGTATCTTGTTGTGGCGAAGTTTGACACAGTGGATCGGCGGAATGGGAATTGTAGTGCTTATGATCGCAGTCATGCCGCTCTTGGGGATTGGCGGTATGCAGCTCTTCAATGCTGAATCGCCTGGAGTAACAGTCGACAAGCTCACTCCACGCATTAAAGAAACTGCCGGGATCATGTGGGTGGTGTATGTGGTACTTACGTTTGCACTCGGTTTCTTTTTGTGGCTTGGTGGCATGTCTGTTTTCGATGCGATCAATCACGCATTCACCACGCTTTCTACTGGCGGCTTTTCAACCAAACAAGCGAGCATGGCTGCCTTTGCGCCGCACCTGCAGTACATTGTGATCTTCTTTATGTTCTTAGCGGGGACGAGCTTTGCGCTCCTCTACACTGCACTGTTCACCAAGATCACGGCGCTGTTTCGTAATGATGAGTTTCGCTACTACGTGTATGTGGTAGTGGGTGCAACCTTGGTCTTATGGCTCTTTGGAGTGACGCTCGGTACCGGGATCGAACATGCCTTTCGTGATGCATTGTTCCAAGTAGTGTCGATCGTGACCACCACTGGTTTTGCGACTGCTGATTACTACGTCTGGGCGGCACCGATGGTCTACATTTTGTTTATTTTAATGTTTGTCGGCGGCATGACAGGATCGACCGCAGGAGGAGTGAAGGTCATGCGACATCTGGTTCTCTTTAAAGACGCATTTTTAGAATTCCGCAAACAGCTACACCCTGATGCGATCTTGCCGGTTCGTTTCAACGGCAAGCTGGTCCCGCAGTCGGTGTTGTATCGAGTGATCGCATTCGTTATGTTGTACATCTTTATTGCGGTAGTGTCGGTGGTGGTACTGCTCTTGTTTGGGATCGATACACCGACTTCCTTTGGTGCAGTCGCTGCTACGCTGGGGAATATTGGTCCCGGTCTCGGTGAGGTCGGCCCGGTTGGCGACTACTCGCAGTTGCCAGATTTAGTGAAGTGGTATCTCTCGGGCCTGATGATCGTGGGCCGACTGGAACTGTTTACGGTTCTTATGTTGTTTACGCCATACTTCTGGCGACGATACTAG
- the def gene encoding peptide deformylase, with protein sequence MNKLVPQNHPALHTIAEEITPEEFANGTVAKILKGMRKAIKTYDVDGYAAVAIAAPQVGVAKRLFLIEDQNADREDPLPTIVAINPRITKVSKKSHEVGEGCLSVPNKYGVVLRHKNVTVEALDENGEPFTRGAGGLLAQIIQHECDHLDGTLFVDRAEKVWDKDDRPSGLSEAENE encoded by the coding sequence ATGAATAAATTAGTCCCGCAGAACCACCCTGCCCTACACACCATCGCCGAGGAAATCACCCCGGAGGAATTTGCTAATGGCACCGTCGCGAAGATCCTCAAAGGCATGCGCAAAGCGATCAAGACCTACGACGTTGATGGCTATGCTGCGGTTGCGATTGCTGCACCGCAAGTTGGTGTTGCTAAGCGCCTGTTTCTGATTGAGGACCAAAACGCAGATCGTGAGGATCCACTCCCAACTATCGTTGCTATCAATCCTCGCATCACCAAAGTATCGAAAAAATCACATGAGGTTGGTGAAGGCTGTCTCTCAGTACCAAACAAGTATGGTGTCGTACTGCGCCATAAGAACGTGACTGTTGAGGCACTTGATGAAAACGGCGAACCATTCACTCGTGGTGCTGGTGGCCTCTTGGCACAGATCATTCAGCATGAGTGCGATCACCTCGATGGCACCCTCTTTGTAGATCGCGCAGAAAAAGTGTGGGACAAAGACGACCGACCAAGTGGGTTAAGCGAGGCTGAAAATGAATAA
- the creD gene encoding cell envelope integrity protein CreD, with amino-acid sequence MREIPRPKLQSQLTTKLIVLAALVFVSWVATMFVWNIVQERESTQRDASDQVSEQWSRPQTIAGPVITIPVEKTAVTTTGERVVNTTTLTLLPQDLSYQSEIGTQLLTRGVYETPVYTTTVNGVGSFDISVIDLGSSADTKVLWDKAVLSLNVSDTRGITSSFPLSFGEKEYKMLPSSEFLTLDTVGVHTPVTIDPSQATCQFSFALPLKGSQSISFIPLGENTAVTLSSDWSAPSFSGEFLPENRTVSEQGFEATWNVTSYGKNLPQYWLGSGAVDGNETLQAKAFGVSLFQEVDFYTMVDRATKYAILFISLTFLTFFMYEVLAGLRIHPVQYLLVGLAIALFYLLLLSFAEVIGFLPAYLVAMIATTLLITGYCFSVLKAKKRALAIATLLTALYGYLYILLQMDQYALLFGSVLLFGVLATVMFITRNLDWYTLNDNTSSTVSN; translated from the coding sequence ATGAGAGAAATTCCTCGACCGAAGCTTCAGAGTCAGTTAACAACCAAGCTTATTGTGCTGGCTGCACTTGTGTTTGTGTCGTGGGTCGCCACTATGTTCGTGTGGAATATTGTCCAAGAACGAGAAAGCACCCAAAGAGATGCGTCAGATCAAGTGTCTGAACAGTGGAGTCGGCCACAGACGATCGCTGGTCCGGTCATTACAATTCCGGTTGAAAAGACAGCTGTTACCACTACGGGTGAACGTGTGGTCAATACGACCACCCTCACGCTACTGCCACAGGACCTTTCGTATCAGAGTGAGATCGGCACCCAGTTGCTCACAAGAGGGGTGTATGAAACACCGGTCTACACCACGACAGTGAATGGGGTCGGTAGCTTCGACATATCAGTCATCGATCTGGGATCATCGGCAGATACAAAGGTCTTATGGGACAAGGCAGTCCTCTCGCTGAATGTATCCGATACGCGCGGTATCACGTCTTCGTTTCCACTCAGCTTTGGAGAAAAAGAGTACAAGATGTTACCGTCTTCTGAATTCTTAACGCTCGACACTGTCGGCGTACATACTCCGGTCACGATCGACCCAAGTCAGGCGACATGCCAATTTTCATTCGCGCTGCCGCTGAAGGGAAGTCAGTCGATCTCATTCATTCCACTCGGAGAAAATACTGCCGTGACACTTAGTTCAGACTGGAGTGCACCAAGCTTCAGTGGAGAATTTTTGCCTGAGAACCGTACGGTCTCCGAGCAAGGTTTTGAGGCGACTTGGAACGTTACTTCATACGGGAAGAATCTCCCGCAGTACTGGTTGGGCAGTGGCGCGGTTGACGGCAACGAAACGCTGCAAGCAAAAGCGTTTGGAGTGAGCCTGTTCCAGGAAGTCGACTTCTATACTATGGTCGACCGCGCCACAAAGTACGCAATACTCTTCATCAGCCTCACGTTTTTGACCTTCTTCATGTACGAGGTGCTTGCCGGTTTGCGGATCCATCCAGTGCAGTATCTCCTGGTCGGTCTGGCGATTGCGCTCTTTTATCTACTCCTCCTTTCATTTGCTGAGGTGATCGGATTTCTGCCGGCGTACTTGGTGGCGATGATCGCGACCACGCTGCTCATTACTGGCTATTGTTTCAGTGTACTTAAAGCTAAGAAGCGTGCTCTAGCGATCGCAACCCTGCTCACTGCATTGTATGGTTACTTGTACATCCTGCTGCAAATGGATCAGTATGCGTTGCTGTTTGGTTCGGTCCTACTCTTTGGAGTCCTGGCGACGGTCATGTTTATCACTCGCAATCTTGATTGGTACACGTTGAATGATAATACTAGCTCCACTGTGTCCAACTAA
- a CDS encoding glutathione S-transferase N-terminal domain-containing protein gives MLTLYMRSTCPFCQRVMQMAENLNVALELKDIDEDEAALAELEVKTGKSQVPYLVDTEKDVAMFESSDIIEYLRENYANTGATAAVAKPRVHVGGSTCTSCEG, from the coding sequence ATGCTAACACTTTACATGCGTTCAACGTGTCCATTCTGTCAGCGAGTGATGCAAATGGCAGAAAATCTAAACGTGGCACTAGAACTGAAGGATATCGACGAAGATGAAGCGGCCTTGGCTGAACTGGAAGTTAAAACCGGTAAGTCACAGGTGCCGTATCTCGTCGATACTGAAAAGGATGTCGCGATGTTTGAGTCTAGTGACATTATCGAGTATTTGCGCGAAAACTACGCAAATACTGGCGCGACAGCTGCCGTGGCCAAGCCACGGGTGCATGTGGGTGGATCAACGTGTACTTCGTGTGAGGGTTAA